A window of Candidatus Omnitrophota bacterium genomic DNA:
AGGCAATGGATTGAGTTCAAGTTCCAACCGCAATAAAAACATTGTGCCGAGCACACAAACGCCATTAGCCAAAGAAGATGAGTCTTTGGCTAATTCTACAATTAGCAGGCCTAGGATAATCGAAGCGCAAGTATTTACGGGATTTTTACTCCTACCCATCTCTTATCGTCCCCCTTTTCATTCTTTAAATAGCTCGTTTATGATCGAAGCATGAACGCCTATATTCTTCCTATGTGCGAAAGGATTTTCGAATGCGAACGCGAAAACTCGGTTTATTATTTTTGTTGCCACTTTTGGCGGTGATCATTAGTCTGATGACGTCCGCGAACGGCTTCGCTGCGGCTCCCGAACCGGGGAAGGAATTGCTCTGGCCCGGCGGCGCGCCGGGAGCAACGGGCGGCGGCGATTTGGACAAGCCGACATTGTGGATTTATCAACCGGATGAGAGTATGCGGAACGGCGCTTCCGTCGTAATCTGCCCTGGCGGAGGCTATCGGGGAATCGCCATCGATCACGAAGGCCATCAGGTGGCGAAATGGCTGAATGAAAACGGCGTAACCGCTTTTATATTGACTTATCGCAAGGCGCCGGAATACCATCATCCCGCGCCTATGCAAGACGTGCAGCGCGCTATCCGCACGGTGCGGGCGCGGGCGCAGGAATGGAAGATCGATCCGCAGCGGATTGGCGTATTGGGTTTTTCGGCGGGGGGACATCTGGCGTCCACGGCGGCGACGCATTTCGACGCGGGGGACAAGAACGCCGCCGATTCCATCGAGCGCGCCAGCTGCCGTCCCGATTTCGCCGTGCTGGTTTATCCCGTAATTTCCTTCACGACGGAATATGCGCATGTAGGTTCGCGCAATAATCTGCTGGGCGAGAATCCCGATCCGGAACGGGTGAAGCAATTTTCCAACGAACTGCAGGTAACGCCGGAAACGCCGCCCGCGTTTTTGATTCACACGACGGAAGACAGCGGAGTACCCGCGGAAAACAGCATTCTCTTCTACCTGGCCATGCGCAAGGCGGGAGTTTCCGCCGAAATGCACATTTTCGAGAAAGGCAAACACGGTTTCGGCTTGGGACCAAACGATCCCGTATTAAGCCAATGGCCGAAACTGTGCATCGACTGGATGAAACAACGGGGAATGTTGGAAAAGTAATAAATGGAATGAACTTTTCGGGAGAATAGCATGATTCATAAAAACATGCCCCAAGACGAAAAAATCTATCGGCTGAATATTACGTTGCAATATTCGAATCCGCCTATATGGAGAAGCTTTGAAGTTCCATACCGCATTACGTTATCGCGTCTTCACAGAATCATTCAGATTGTCATGGGATGGGAGGACGACCACCTTTGGGATTTTGTCGTCGGAAAAACATTCTATTCCGATTCGCCTTCCTATTCCGATTTGTCATTCTTCGGTTTGCCGAATAAGATTAAGATAGTCGATTCGTCTATGACCATGCTATGCGCTGTTCTTAAGCGTGTAGGGAATAAGATAGTTTATATTTACGATATGGGAGATAATTGGAAGCATGACATTGTTTTGGAGGAGAAATTTCCTCCGGAAACCGGCGTCTCCTATCCTCGCTGCATCGCGGGCGAACGAGCTTGCCCGCCGGAAGACTGTGGCGGAATCGGCGGCTATTACTCTATGATGGAATGCCTAAGCGATCCTCAAAACAGCGAATATGAATTCTACAAAGAATGGCTTGGAGACGAATATGATCCGGCGCATTTCGATCTGGAAAAAATAAATATGACGTTGAAGAAACTTAAAATGAAATGAACGCGAAACTTACCGATTTGCATTTAATTCGCCGATAGACGGGAGACGGCTATCCATGAACAAACCAATGGAAGAAGTACAAAATGAGTTGGAGGAAAATTTGGAAGATGAGAGCGATGATATCAATTTTAATTTCTTATTTTATCTTAACGGATTAAAGTATTTTGGGAGTATATGGATTATTGCAACTTCCCTATTCATTATCCTATGGGGATTTTTTTCTTCATCGTGGTGGTATACAGGATTTTACGCGCTCATGGGTCTCGGACT
This region includes:
- a CDS encoding alpha/beta hydrolase, yielding MRTRKLGLLFLLPLLAVIISLMTSANGFAAAPEPGKELLWPGGAPGATGGGDLDKPTLWIYQPDESMRNGASVVICPGGGYRGIAIDHEGHQVAKWLNENGVTAFILTYRKAPEYHHPAPMQDVQRAIRTVRARAQEWKIDPQRIGVLGFSAGGHLASTAATHFDAGDKNAADSIERASCRPDFAVLVYPVISFTTEYAHVGSRNNLLGENPDPERVKQFSNELQVTPETPPAFLIHTTEDSGVPAENSILFYLAMRKAGVSAEMHIFEKGKHGFGLGPNDPVLSQWPKLCIDWMKQRGMLEK
- a CDS encoding plasmid pRiA4b ORF-3 family protein, whose translation is MIHKNMPQDEKIYRLNITLQYSNPPIWRSFEVPYRITLSRLHRIIQIVMGWEDDHLWDFVVGKTFYSDSPSYSDLSFFGLPNKIKIVDSSMTMLCAVLKRVGNKIVYIYDMGDNWKHDIVLEEKFPPETGVSYPRCIAGERACPPEDCGGIGGYYSMMECLSDPQNSEYEFYKEWLGDEYDPAHFDLEKINMTLKKLKMK